In Pedobacter sp. SL55, the following proteins share a genomic window:
- a CDS encoding sensor histidine kinase, translated as MRLLIDRDSLQQNKSIIAFKELLEKEKQNITEPGEKEAVLQLFNPLELFLATRNSAQLAHIIKLNVIQSDALEILDYALNAVKLQAQQKEITFNIDVPQQLPMLWADQEKTAWVLINFLNNAIRYSGAHSKIDIGVILNEQWITFKVKDYGKGIAEQYKNDLFKRYFQVPTDGQHKSGSGLSLSISKDFIEAQQGKIWVESELGEGNCFSFSLPIAK; from the coding sequence ATGCGGCTGTTAATAGATCGTGATAGCCTGCAACAAAACAAATCGATAATTGCATTTAAAGAACTGCTAGAGAAAGAAAAGCAGAATATTACTGAGCCTGGCGAAAAAGAAGCCGTGTTACAACTTTTTAACCCCCTAGAGCTCTTTTTAGCAACTAGGAACAGTGCGCAACTGGCACATATCATTAAGCTGAATGTGATACAGAGCGATGCTTTGGAGATTTTAGACTATGCATTAAATGCAGTAAAACTACAAGCCCAACAAAAAGAGATTACATTTAATATAGACGTACCACAGCAGTTACCAATGTTATGGGCAGATCAAGAGAAAACAGCATGGGTATTGATCAACTTTTTAAACAATGCCATTAGGTATAGCGGCGCTCACTCTAAGATAGATATTGGTGTGATACTGAATGAGCAATGGATTACTTTTAAGGTAAAAGATTATGGTAAAGGCATAGCCGAACAATATAAGAACGACTTATTTAAACGTTATTTCCAAGTCCCTACTGATGGGCAGCATAAATCTGGTTCTGGCTTGAGTTTAAGTATATCCAAAGATTTTATTGAAGCTCAGCAAGGTAAAATTTGGGTAGAAAGTGAGTTGGGAGAAGGCAATTGTTTTAGCTTCTCGTTGCCTATAGCCAAGTAA
- a CDS encoding FecR domain-containing protein, protein MLKPGQQASLANKAAVLTQRNFDADEVMDWKNGYFIFRNEPIDEIMKKISRWYHIDVTYQGQVTKEAFGGKYVKTSSLAELLSSLELTGTVKFKIEGRRVTVMQ, encoded by the coding sequence TTGCTTAAACCTGGACAACAAGCTTCACTTGCCAACAAAGCGGCGGTATTAACTCAACGAAACTTCGATGCTGATGAAGTAATGGATTGGAAAAATGGGTATTTCATCTTCAGAAATGAACCTATTGATGAGATCATGAAGAAAATTAGCAGATGGTATCATATAGATGTGACCTACCAAGGGCAGGTAACTAAAGAGGCATTTGGTGGGAAATATGTAAAAACCAGTTCGCTTGCAGAGTTGCTGAGCAGCTTAGAGTTAACTGGAACTGTGAAATTTAAGATAGAAGGAAGGAGGGTAACTGTAATGCAGTAA
- a CDS encoding DUF5689 domain-containing protein has product MKNNIKTYLAIAFAMLFVASCKKNENEAIGTVSPVVSIRFVKALHNGDDINLVKEKLMDATQIAGLVISDKNSGNFDPNEFVLQNTNKGITAGLVIKLTDANTTINYGDSVKVEIENCVLTRESGVMKIKGDNLNLSKVTKVSSNNTLKPIVLSPTQLFSQFYTRESTLIQLDNVTIPDLTGGEVFGGEYRLSENLSISLFLNTNSNANFAQNFVPMVASFIGIPTYYNASSNYYNTAKLLFKMPNEDAVFNQTGSVYANFPEDFELAPASTKSQFLMPAINNKVTFKTGTWKLYQAVIGDRVNLDKFNPLGKQAIRLQEQLTEAAYLEMDFDLPNGASQLTFSYAAATPQSGTAVASSFKLEYSQDGGITWLQVGAKPLPATLCLQKRHRLR; this is encoded by the coding sequence ATGAAAAATAACATAAAAACATATTTAGCAATAGCTTTTGCAATGCTGTTTGTGGCCTCATGTAAAAAGAACGAAAACGAGGCTATTGGAACAGTAAGTCCGGTGGTAAGTATTCGTTTCGTGAAAGCTTTACACAATGGCGACGACATCAACCTTGTTAAAGAAAAACTAATGGATGCTACCCAAATAGCAGGGTTAGTGATCTCTGATAAAAACAGCGGTAATTTTGATCCCAATGAGTTTGTTTTACAGAATACCAATAAGGGTATTACGGCTGGTTTGGTAATTAAGCTTACTGATGCAAACACCACAATTAATTACGGCGACTCGGTTAAAGTGGAAATAGAAAACTGCGTGTTAACAAGAGAAAGCGGCGTGATGAAGATTAAAGGAGACAACTTAAATCTATCAAAAGTAACAAAGGTGTCTTCAAATAATACACTTAAACCTATTGTGTTAAGTCCAACACAATTATTCTCGCAGTTTTATACCAGAGAAAGTACGTTGATACAGTTAGATAATGTAACCATTCCAGATTTAACTGGAGGCGAAGTTTTTGGAGGCGAGTACAGATTAAGCGAAAATTTAAGTATCTCTTTGTTTTTAAATACAAATAGCAATGCCAATTTCGCTCAAAATTTTGTGCCAATGGTGGCTTCTTTTATCGGTATTCCTACGTATTACAACGCAAGTTCTAATTATTACAACACCGCAAAATTGCTTTTTAAAATGCCTAACGAAGATGCAGTTTTTAACCAAACTGGATCGGTGTATGCGAATTTTCCTGAAGATTTTGAACTGGCACCTGCAAGTACAAAATCACAGTTCTTGATGCCGGCAATAAATAATAAAGTAACTTTTAAAACCGGTACTTGGAAGCTCTATCAAGCGGTAATTGGCGATAGGGTTAACCTTGATAAATTTAATCCTTTAGGTAAACAGGCCATTAGGCTACAAGAGCAACTAACTGAAGCTGCGTATTTAGAAATGGATTTTGATTTACCTAACGGCGCTTCACAATTGACATTTTCTTATGCCGCCGCTACACCACAATCTGGAACAGCAGTAGCTAGTAGTTTTAAACTAGAGTATTCTCAAGATGGTGGCATCACTTGGTTGCAAGTGGGTGCGAAACCCTTACCAGCGACGCTGTGCTTGCAAAAGAGGCATCGTTTGCGCTAA
- a CDS encoding SusC/RagA family TonB-linked outer membrane protein yields the protein MKLIFVLLTAIGLQVASASTFAQVSLSKTNAKLQTVLTELEKQTGYNFIYNSGMIAKINNVNVSVKNVSLTEALNKALENQPLSFTLNGNTVVIVERKQNQKQLRVSGTVVDKDNLAIPNVSVSIKGTKVVEMTNVDGKFTINVPDANTVLVFNFLGFQPTEVKVGNQTNLKIVLKESVEALNEVVVTALGIKREEKSLGYSVTQVKGEELTDALSNNWTDALTGKVAGLNMIKSGGGPAGSNKIILRGESSLSGDNSALIVVDGVVVSSKISEGNGSYLGTENPIDHGNGISDLNPEDIESVSVLKGPGAAALYGSRGSNGAIIITTKSGKENQKGLGITFNSNAVFGTINRWPDFQYEYGQGAIGSDEYYSWGATEDGPNTKNTGGAWGPKFDGQEYYQWDPNLLTRGNERTPWRPYKNNRKDYFEVSQTYTNSLSVSGGNAKTTARLSFTNLDNKWIVPNTGYARNTIALNVTQKVNDKLMISTKLSYNNKYSDNLPFIYYNNQTVMYSMIGLVPNADINWYKQYWIPGSEGLKQIRPFANGLDNVYLAVYEMLNKSNRNQLIGTISANYEFTKNLNLMVRSSIDWAAESRSQQKPKDAARFPEGMFRTQDIDQQETNTDFLLNYKHKIGKDIEASYSAGGSLMMNRYKIVSLSADRLRYPGIYTFANVQDRVEANSRTIEYAVNSLYGLAQFAYKNYLFLDFTGRNDWASVLASEFSTENVSFFYPSVNLSGLVSEMFSLPKAISFFKLRASWSQVGGGGVTPYLTGYNYISKAVYSSGMANPTFIANEDLKNELSTTLEFGADIRLFKSRLGLDATYYRSNIKNQILNVPLDRATGYNYSVMNSGLVQNKGIELALNGVPLKSAKGLNWDMSVTFAANRNKIVSLADSVANYVMQTGPRGSMEARVGGRMGDLYGTYYLRSPDGQIIYNSQGYPELTTEAFYLGRATPDFNWGVVNNFRYKQWRLKVLVDGQYGAVAYSHTHAAASIAGKLTNSLPGRYTGIIGKGVQQNPDGTFRPNDVVAEEIGTYYNEHFNSDNVEANTFSTDFIKLRELRLDYTLSAKFLKKIKFQKAVVGVYGRDLFVWSDWPAYDPEFGTLGNSDIQRGFEVGQFPSTRNFGVNLSFTF from the coding sequence ATGAAACTCATATTTGTTTTATTGACCGCTATAGGTTTACAGGTGGCAAGTGCCAGCACTTTTGCCCAAGTAAGCTTATCTAAAACCAACGCCAAGTTACAAACCGTACTTACCGAGTTGGAAAAGCAAACGGGTTATAATTTCATTTACAATTCTGGTATGATTGCAAAAATCAACAATGTAAATGTATCGGTTAAAAATGTAAGCTTAACCGAAGCGCTAAACAAAGCCTTAGAAAATCAACCACTAAGCTTTACCCTAAACGGAAACACGGTAGTAATTGTAGAACGCAAACAAAACCAAAAACAATTGCGTGTTAGTGGTACTGTGGTGGATAAAGATAACCTAGCTATTCCAAATGTGTCGGTAAGTATAAAAGGCACTAAAGTGGTAGAGATGACTAATGTAGATGGTAAGTTTACAATTAACGTTCCAGACGCTAACACCGTGTTGGTGTTTAACTTTTTGGGCTTTCAGCCTACCGAGGTTAAAGTAGGTAACCAAACCAACTTAAAAATAGTGCTTAAAGAAAGCGTTGAAGCGCTAAACGAAGTTGTAGTAACTGCATTAGGTATCAAAAGAGAAGAAAAATCTTTAGGTTACTCGGTTACGCAAGTAAAAGGCGAAGAGCTTACCGATGCTTTGTCTAATAACTGGACCGATGCGCTGACTGGAAAAGTAGCAGGTTTAAACATGATTAAATCTGGTGGTGGCCCAGCTGGTTCTAACAAAATTATTCTAAGAGGAGAGAGTTCTTTAAGTGGCGATAACTCTGCATTAATTGTAGTTGATGGCGTTGTGGTAAGCTCAAAAATTTCGGAAGGCAATGGTTCTTACTTAGGAACAGAAAATCCGATAGACCATGGTAACGGTATCAGCGATTTAAACCCCGAAGATATCGAAAGTGTATCGGTACTTAAAGGGCCAGGAGCAGCAGCATTATACGGTTCAAGAGGTTCTAATGGCGCTATTATCATTACCACCAAATCTGGTAAAGAAAATCAAAAAGGTTTAGGTATCACTTTTAATTCTAATGCGGTGTTCGGCACGATCAATCGTTGGCCAGATTTCCAGTACGAGTATGGGCAAGGTGCTATTGGTAGCGATGAATATTATTCTTGGGGCGCTACAGAGGATGGGCCTAACACCAAAAACACAGGTGGTGCTTGGGGACCAAAATTTGATGGGCAAGAATACTACCAATGGGATCCTAATTTGTTAACTAGGGGTAATGAGAGAACACCTTGGAGACCTTACAAAAACAATAGAAAGGATTATTTCGAAGTTTCACAAACTTATACCAACAGCTTATCTGTAAGTGGTGGTAATGCCAAAACAACTGCTCGTTTAAGCTTTACTAATTTAGATAACAAATGGATTGTACCCAACACAGGTTACGCCAGAAATACCATTGCTTTAAACGTGACACAAAAAGTTAACGATAAGTTAATGATATCAACAAAGTTAAGTTACAACAACAAATACAGTGACAATTTACCATTCATCTATTACAACAACCAAACCGTAATGTACAGCATGATTGGCTTGGTACCCAATGCCGATATCAATTGGTACAAACAATATTGGATACCAGGTAGTGAAGGCCTAAAACAGATCAGGCCATTTGCCAACGGATTGGATAACGTTTATTTGGCGGTTTACGAAATGCTAAACAAAAGCAACAGAAACCAATTGATTGGTACCATAAGTGCAAATTATGAGTTTACAAAAAACCTTAACCTTATGGTAAGGAGCTCTATAGATTGGGCCGCAGAATCTAGATCGCAACAAAAGCCTAAAGATGCTGCAAGGTTTCCAGAGGGAATGTTCCGTACGCAAGACATCGATCAACAAGAAACCAATACTGATTTCTTGTTAAACTACAAACATAAAATTGGTAAAGATATCGAAGCTTCTTATTCGGCGGGTGGTTCTTTAATGATGAATAGATACAAAATCGTATCGTTAAGTGCCGATAGGTTAAGATATCCAGGTATTTATACTTTTGCCAATGTGCAAGATAGGGTAGAAGCCAATTCTAGAACTATCGAATATGCCGTAAACAGTTTATATGGTTTGGCGCAGTTTGCCTATAAAAACTATCTTTTTTTAGACTTCACAGGTCGTAACGACTGGGCTTCTGTATTGGCATCAGAATTTTCTACAGAAAATGTATCCTTTTTCTATCCGTCTGTAAATTTAAGTGGTTTGGTATCTGAAATGTTCAGTTTGCCAAAGGCGATCTCGTTTTTTAAGTTAAGGGCTTCTTGGTCGCAGGTTGGCGGTGGCGGGGTTACGCCTTACTTAACTGGATACAATTATATTTCAAAAGCAGTTTACTCATCAGGTATGGCCAATCCAACTTTTATTGCTAATGAAGACCTAAAAAATGAGTTGTCTACTACCTTAGAATTTGGTGCTGATATCCGTTTATTTAAAAGTAGATTAGGTTTAGATGCTACGTATTACAGAAGTAATATCAAAAATCAAATCTTAAATGTGCCTTTAGATAGGGCTACAGGCTATAACTACAGCGTAATGAACTCTGGTTTAGTGCAAAACAAAGGGATAGAATTGGCTTTAAATGGCGTGCCGCTTAAATCTGCAAAAGGGTTAAATTGGGACATGTCGGTAACTTTTGCCGCCAACAGAAACAAAATTGTATCGTTAGCAGACAGCGTTGCTAATTACGTGATGCAAACTGGGCCACGAGGCTCAATGGAAGCAAGGGTAGGTGGACGTATGGGCGATTTGTATGGTACCTATTATTTGCGTAGTCCAGATGGGCAAATCATCTATAACTCACAAGGTTATCCAGAATTAACTACAGAAGCTTTTTACTTAGGTAGAGCAACACCAGATTTTAACTGGGGCGTGGTAAATAACTTCCGCTACAAGCAATGGCGTTTAAAAGTATTGGTAGATGGCCAATACGGTGCAGTAGCTTATTCTCATACCCACGCAGCAGCATCGATTGCAGGTAAATTAACCAACAGCTTGCCAGGAAGATATACTGGTATTATCGGTAAAGGGGTACAACAAAATCCGGATGGAACATTTAGGCCTAACGATGTGGTAGCCGAAGAAATAGGAACATATTACAACGAGCATTTTAATTCGGATAACGTAGAAGCCAATACCTTCAGTACCGATTTTATTAAATTGAGAGAACTGAGGTTAGATTATACCCTAAGTGCTAAGTTTTTGAAGAAAATTAAATTCCAAAAGGCTGTAGTTGGCGTGTACGGCAGAGATTTATTTGTGTGGAGCGATTGGCCAGCATACGACCCAGAGTTTGGAACCTTGGGCAATAGTGACATTCAACGAGGGTTTGAGGTAGGACAGTTTCCTTCTACCAGAAATTTTGGCGTAAACCTCTCATTTACCTTTTAA
- a CDS encoding DUF983 domain-containing protein produces the protein MEPNKETQYYVSQWKGFSNAKCPRCRVGNAFIGNTYSLKMQKMNEFCPHCGLKFEREPGYFYVAMFVSYAMNVAEMVTAGVAAYIFGLTLEYDNLWYFIAVLFFTTLIFAPFNYRYSRMILLYWLSPNLNYEPLRSAPKK, from the coding sequence ATGGAACCAAATAAAGAAACACAATACTACGTATCGCAATGGAAAGGCTTTTCTAATGCTAAATGCCCTAGATGTAGAGTAGGAAATGCTTTTATAGGCAATACCTATAGTTTAAAAATGCAGAAAATGAACGAATTTTGTCCACATTGTGGATTGAAGTTTGAACGTGAGCCAGGCTATTTTTATGTAGCCATGTTTGTGAGCTACGCGATGAACGTTGCCGAAATGGTTACTGCCGGCGTAGCTGCTTATATTTTTGGCTTAACGTTAGAGTACGATAATCTTTGGTATTTTATTGCGGTGTTATTTTTTACCACATTAATATTTGCGCCATTTAATTACCGTTATTCGAGAATGATTTTGCTGTATTGGCTTTCTCCAAATCTAAATTACGAGCCTTTAAGAAGTGCGCCAAAAAAATAG
- a CDS encoding AraC family transcriptional regulator — MRNRIPVYDIQNFSAYKNDGILVSRFGYYAKQHQHLHSAHRHSFYHLVFFTKGTGKQQIDFRTFDVKPNLIYFMVPGQVHSWDFESEPDGYLINFSAAYFSSLLLKQDYLDKFNFFSGKPEEQVLVLNHDTSDKLISIFEEILNEGNTDKPINDDLVRVQLLRLLIEVARTSNSSSKQDNNPYNHTILRNFQQLVEQNYTNLRLPKQYAALLYITPNHLNALCNDFLGVSAGKLIRDRVILEAKRLLINLDLRVVEIADQLNFDDQSYFVKFFKKYEGTTPDKFRKQYITTANGTK, encoded by the coding sequence ATGAGAAATCGCATACCTGTTTATGATATTCAAAACTTTTCAGCGTACAAAAACGATGGGATTTTGGTAAGCAGATTTGGCTACTACGCAAAACAACACCAGCATCTACATAGTGCGCATCGTCATAGTTTTTACCACCTTGTATTTTTTACCAAAGGCACTGGCAAACAACAAATAGATTTTAGAACATTTGATGTAAAACCCAACCTTATCTACTTTATGGTACCTGGCCAAGTACACAGTTGGGATTTCGAAAGTGAGCCAGACGGCTATTTGATTAATTTTTCTGCTGCCTACTTTAGTTCGCTTTTATTAAAACAAGATTATTTAGACAAATTTAATTTTTTTAGTGGTAAGCCAGAAGAACAGGTTTTAGTTTTAAACCATGATACAAGCGATAAGCTAATTTCTATTTTTGAGGAAATTTTAAACGAGGGAAACACCGATAAACCTATAAATGACGATTTGGTTAGGGTGCAATTATTACGTTTACTGATAGAAGTTGCAAGAACTTCTAACTCATCTAGCAAGCAAGACAACAACCCGTACAACCACACCATTTTACGAAATTTCCAACAATTGGTTGAGCAAAACTATACCAACCTAAGGCTGCCCAAACAATATGCAGCCCTGCTATACATTACGCCAAATCACTTAAACGCCCTTTGTAATGATTTTTTGGGAGTTTCAGCAGGCAAGTTAATTAGAGATCGGGTTATACTTGAAGCCAAACGTTTATTAATCAATCTCGATTTAAGGGTGGTAGAAATTGCTGACCAACTCAATTTCGACGACCAATCTTACTTTGTTAAATTCTTTAAAAAATACGAGGGAACTACGCCCGATAAGTTTAGAAAACAATATATAACCACAGCAAATGGAACCAAATAA
- a CDS encoding RNA polymerase sigma-70 factor — translation MEQIKGFREGNELAFRCIYSHFSPNVYAFAFSFLKEKQQSEEIVQETFLALWENRQKFDENRALEPYLFTIAKRLVLDQLRKVVSASAMRAKLLAMVNEQHNETEEQVIFSDMLVFAEKAINELPKQQQTVFRLSRVEGLSYEEIAEQLSLSKNTVKNHLMVAVKKLKTHFDNQEMLYLFCIISFFVKIN, via the coding sequence ATTGAACAAATCAAAGGTTTTCGAGAAGGAAATGAACTTGCTTTTCGATGCATTTACTCACATTTTAGCCCAAATGTTTATGCTTTCGCTTTTAGTTTTTTAAAAGAAAAACAGCAAAGCGAAGAAATTGTGCAAGAAACATTTCTTGCCTTGTGGGAAAACCGTCAAAAATTTGATGAAAATAGAGCTTTAGAGCCTTACTTGTTTACCATTGCAAAGCGTTTAGTGCTCGATCAACTAAGGAAAGTAGTAAGTGCTAGTGCGATGAGAGCTAAATTGTTAGCCATGGTTAACGAGCAGCACAACGAAACAGAAGAACAAGTAATTTTTTCGGATATGCTTGTTTTTGCCGAAAAGGCAATTAACGAATTGCCAAAGCAACAGCAAACGGTTTTTAGACTGAGTAGAGTGGAAGGGCTTAGTTACGAAGAAATTGCAGAGCAACTTAGTTTGTCTAAAAATACAGTAAAGAACCATCTCATGGTAGCTGTTAAAAAGCTAAAAACACATTTCGATAATCAAGAAATGCTTTACTTATTCTGTATAATAAGTTTTTTTGTTAAAATTAATTAA
- a CDS encoding FecR family protein yields MKNNRLQFLLKLLVDNEINKQELEELAELLSETNDEQAIDTQFKNTWNNVDAPTEMDSGVYQQIIAHPRFSSANDTTKSISVKQNRLKAWYYYAAAVLLICCGIGLSIYLAKFNNGSVKDVSVHNYAQKSVKTSVNQTHVTLKLSNGKELILDEAKFGKIVTEDQVSIIKNKDGQLVYDLSKVVDNGELAYNTITTPVGSNYQVVLSDGTKVWLNAKSSLKFPAVFKGTERKVELSGEAYFEVAHNKKQPFVLSAKQMTVQATRYTF; encoded by the coding sequence TTGAAAAATAACAGACTGCAATTTCTTTTAAAATTGTTGGTTGATAACGAAATTAATAAGCAAGAACTCGAAGAACTGGCTGAATTACTTTCGGAAACTAATGATGAACAGGCAATTGATACCCAATTTAAGAACACTTGGAACAATGTTGACGCCCCAACCGAAATGGATAGTGGGGTGTACCAGCAAATTATTGCGCATCCTCGTTTTTCTTCAGCCAATGATACAACTAAATCCATTTCAGTTAAGCAAAACCGTTTAAAAGCGTGGTATTATTATGCTGCTGCTGTTTTGTTAATTTGTTGCGGCATAGGACTAAGTATATACCTAGCTAAATTTAATAATGGGAGTGTTAAAGACGTTTCTGTTCATAACTATGCCCAGAAATCGGTAAAAACAAGCGTAAACCAAACGCATGTTACTTTAAAACTTTCTAATGGGAAAGAACTCATTTTAGATGAGGCAAAATTCGGCAAAATTGTTACCGAAGATCAAGTATCTATCATTAAAAATAAAGACGGACAACTGGTTTATGACCTAAGTAAGGTTGTAGATAATGGCGAATTAGCCTACAATACCATAACCACACCTGTGGGAAGTAATTATCAAGTAGTACTATCAGACGGTACTAAAGTTTGGCTAAATGCAAAATCATCATTAAAATTTCCTGCGGTATTTAAAGGTACCGAAAGAAAAGTAGAGCTATCTGGAGAAGCCTATTTTGAAGTAGCACATAACAAAAAACAACCCTTCGTATTAAGTGCAAAACAAATGACTGTACAAGCTACTAGGTACACATTTTAA
- a CDS encoding SusD/RagB family nutrient-binding outer membrane lipoprotein, giving the protein MKKIIAALAITASLVSCTKDFSELNTSKDGAKFTTPETLLGPAVHDVLKRNLNRCLRLTHELMQVHVTLNDGDEIHRYVIRPQESDYMWNNWYLQLTNIRDIYKGGDGINSNAFMGISLVLDAWVSSLITDVYGDVPYFDANKGREGFLQPRFDKQKDIYEDLFKKLEQANELFKTASLTETEAKLDPIYAGDLAKWRKFGNSLYLRLLLRASGTGELDIANKITEVVDTKKTNYPIFTSNNDSAILKFQTTAPYLSEFAEYRDLDFWVNNSLGEFFIDNLNEWNDPRRDKWATKKDNAFVGIQSGYPIGQVPAPQSQYHKNLMTEPLLGNIINYPELQFILAECALKGYIPGGDPKAYYEAGVTAAITMWGVSVPTGYLTDSSAQWYSDDDNDLKLQKIMLQKYYTLFFTDFQSWIEHRRTGFPKLPQGFGLQNDRIMPTRLKYPVNVQRVNQQNYLAAVANMGGDDMKTKVWWNK; this is encoded by the coding sequence ATGAAAAAAATTATAGCAGCATTAGCCATTACCGCAAGCTTAGTTTCTTGTACCAAAGATTTTAGTGAACTAAATACAAGCAAAGATGGCGCAAAATTTACTACACCAGAAACTTTATTAGGGCCAGCAGTACACGACGTACTAAAGAGAAACCTAAACAGGTGTTTAAGATTAACACACGAATTGATGCAGGTGCACGTAACCTTAAATGATGGCGACGAGATACACCGTTATGTAATAAGACCACAAGAATCTGATTATATGTGGAACAACTGGTACCTACAGTTAACCAATATTAGAGATATTTATAAAGGAGGCGACGGTATTAATAGCAATGCTTTTATGGGCATTTCTTTAGTGTTAGATGCTTGGGTATCTTCTTTAATTACAGATGTTTATGGAGATGTTCCTTATTTTGATGCCAACAAGGGCAGGGAGGGATTTTTACAGCCCCGTTTCGATAAGCAAAAAGATATTTATGAAGATTTATTCAAAAAGTTGGAGCAAGCTAACGAATTGTTTAAAACAGCTTCGTTAACAGAAACCGAAGCAAAATTAGATCCTATTTATGCCGGAGATTTGGCTAAGTGGAGGAAATTTGGTAACAGTCTTTACTTAAGATTGTTGTTGAGGGCTTCGGGAACGGGAGAGCTTGATATAGCAAACAAAATTACGGAGGTAGTAGATACCAAGAAAACCAACTACCCAATTTTTACCAGCAATAACGATTCTGCCATTTTAAAATTCCAAACTACGGCACCATATCTATCAGAATTTGCCGAATACCGCGATTTAGATTTTTGGGTTAACAACAGCTTGGGCGAATTTTTCATTGATAACCTTAACGAGTGGAACGATCCTCGTCGTGATAAATGGGCTACTAAAAAAGACAATGCTTTTGTGGGCATACAAAGTGGTTATCCGATAGGGCAAGTTCCTGCACCACAATCGCAGTATCACAAGAATTTAATGACAGAGCCATTGCTAGGTAACATCATCAATTATCCAGAGTTGCAATTTATTTTGGCCGAGTGTGCTTTAAAAGGTTACATTCCAGGTGGCGATCCTAAAGCCTATTACGAAGCAGGGGTAACGGCTGCCATTACCATGTGGGGTGTTAGCGTACCAACTGGCTATTTAACAGACTCTAGTGCTCAATGGTATAGCGACGATGATAATGATTTGAAGTTGCAAAAAATAATGCTACAGAAGTATTATACGCTGTTTTTTACCGACTTCCAATCATGGATAGAGCATCGCAGAACTGGCTTTCCGAAGCTGCCGCAAGGTTTCGGTTTGCAAAACGATCGCATTATGCCTACTCGCCTAAAATATCCAGTAAACGTACAAAGGGTAAACCAACAAAACTATTTAGCCGCAGTAGCTAATATGGGTGGCGATGATATGAAAACTAAAGTGTGGTGGAACAAATAG
- a CDS encoding IPT/TIG domain-containing protein, protein MKKILYILLAFALVITACKKSDSDSAPTNPSISSIVPAVAMANQNVTIKGKRFSATPTENIIKFSGVTAEIVSASESELVVVVPVNGSTGNVTITVNGKTSKGPIFTYGASDAAAEFEYITSTYAGSGVAGNTLGPLLEAQFSTLEGVALDESTGDLILADRGNQIIKRIKKNGTEVELVSGIKGSGTVNGTLDVAKFNNPYKVAVDKFGIIYTVDNGGARIRKIDIAANLVSTFAGPTGATVTTGFLDGASTAARFNVPIDAVVDNNGNVYVADANNSAIRKIKPDGTVKYFGGCWPIAKCFDRWLLAKCKVKQAIGHLYR, encoded by the coding sequence ATGAAAAAGATATTATATATTTTGCTGGCCTTTGCACTGGTAATTACTGCCTGCAAAAAAAGCGATTCGGATAGTGCACCTACCAATCCATCTATTTCAAGTATTGTGCCTGCGGTAGCTATGGCCAATCAAAACGTAACTATTAAGGGCAAACGCTTTTCAGCAACGCCAACAGAAAATATCATTAAATTTTCTGGCGTTACCGCCGAGATCGTATCGGCAAGCGAAAGCGAACTAGTGGTTGTGGTACCTGTAAATGGCAGTACCGGCAACGTAACTATTACGGTAAATGGCAAAACCTCTAAAGGCCCAATATTTACCTATGGGGCGTCAGATGCTGCTGCAGAGTTTGAGTACATTACCTCAACGTATGCAGGTTCTGGTGTTGCCGGCAATACTTTGGGTCCGTTACTAGAGGCCCAGTTTTCTACCTTAGAAGGCGTAGCACTTGATGAAAGTACCGGCGATTTAATCTTGGCAGATCGAGGAAATCAAATCATCAAAAGGATTAAGAAAAATGGTACAGAAGTAGAATTGGTTTCGGGTATTAAAGGATCGGGTACTGTAAATGGTACTTTAGATGTAGCTAAGTTTAATAACCCGTACAAAGTGGCTGTGGATAAATTTGGTATCATTTACACAGTAGATAATGGCGGCGCAAGAATTAGAAAAATTGACATAGCAGCAAACTTAGTTTCAACATTTGCTGGGCCTACTGGCGCCACTGTAACTACTGGTTTTCTTGATGGAGCTAGTACTGCTGCCAGATTTAACGTACCAATTGATGCTGTAGTAGACAACAATGGCAACGTGTACGTAGCAGATGCCAACAACAGCGCCATCAGAAAAATTAAACCCGACGGTACGGTAAAGTACTTTGGTGGGTGCTGGCCCATCGCAAAATGCTTTGATAGATGGCTTTTGGCCAAATGTAAGGTTAAACAGGCCATCGGGCATTTGTATAGATAG